The following coding sequences are from one Streptomyces sp. NBC_00536 window:
- a CDS encoding NAD(P)H-dependent glycerol-3-phosphate dehydrogenase, with amino-acid sequence MTRTVKAAVFGTGSWGTAFGMVLADAGCEVVLWGRRAEVVDAINTGRSNPDYFPGVELPENMRATTDAAEAARGADFVVLAIPSQTLRGNLAAWAPLLPADSVLVSLMKGIELGSAKRMSEVIEEVAKVPSARVAVVTGPNLAREIAARQPAAAVVACVDEGVAQRLQAACHTPYFRPYTSTDVIGCELGGAVKNVIGLAVGIADGMGLGDNTKGSLITRGLAEATRLGLAMGADPLTFSGLAGLGDLVATCSSPLSRNHTFGTNLGRGMTLEETIAVTKQTAEGVKSCESVADLARRHGVDMPITDTVVDIVHHGKPPMVALKELMGRSAKPERR; translated from the coding sequence GTGACGCGTACCGTCAAGGCGGCCGTGTTCGGGACCGGCTCGTGGGGCACGGCCTTCGGCATGGTGCTCGCCGACGCGGGCTGCGAGGTGGTCCTGTGGGGCCGCCGCGCCGAAGTGGTCGACGCCATCAACACCGGCCGCTCCAACCCGGACTACTTCCCCGGGGTCGAGCTGCCCGAGAACATGCGCGCCACCACCGACGCGGCCGAGGCCGCCCGGGGCGCCGACTTCGTCGTCCTCGCGATCCCCTCGCAGACCCTGCGCGGCAACCTCGCCGCATGGGCCCCGCTGCTCCCCGCCGACAGCGTGCTCGTCTCCCTGATGAAGGGCATCGAACTCGGCAGCGCCAAGCGGATGAGCGAGGTCATCGAAGAGGTCGCGAAGGTCCCCTCCGCACGCGTCGCCGTGGTCACCGGCCCCAACCTGGCCCGCGAGATCGCCGCCCGCCAGCCCGCCGCCGCCGTGGTCGCCTGCGTCGACGAGGGCGTCGCCCAGCGGCTCCAGGCCGCCTGCCACACCCCGTACTTCCGCCCGTACACCAGCACCGACGTCATCGGCTGCGAGCTGGGCGGCGCCGTCAAGAACGTCATCGGGCTCGCGGTGGGCATCGCCGACGGCATGGGCCTCGGCGACAACACCAAGGGGTCCCTGATCACCCGCGGCCTCGCCGAAGCGACCCGGCTGGGCCTGGCGATGGGCGCCGACCCGCTCACCTTCTCCGGCCTCGCGGGCCTCGGCGACCTGGTCGCCACCTGCTCCTCGCCGCTCTCCCGGAACCACACCTTCGGCACCAACCTCGGCCGCGGGATGACCCTGGAGGAGACCATCGCGGTCACCAAGCAGACCGCGGAGGGGGTCAAGTCCTGCGAGTCGGTGGCCGATCTGGCCCGCCGCCACGGAGTGGACATGCCCATCACGGACACCGTGGTCGACATCGTCCATCACGGCAAGCCGCCCATGGTCGCGCTGAAGGAACTCATGGGCCGCAGTGCCAAACCGGAACGCCGCTGA
- a CDS encoding D-alanine--D-alanine ligase family protein, whose amino-acid sequence MSSQNLPQSPDQQGRKPRVAVVFGGRSSEHAISVVTAGAVLRSIDRSKYEVLPIGITTDGRWALTADAPERMAITDRKLPSVEELSDSAEGAVVLPVDPASREVVYTEPGAVPKALGEVDVVFPVLHGPYGEDGTLQGLLELSGIPYVGSGVLASAVGQDKDYMKRVFTSFGLPVGPYVTIRPREWERDESAARAKIVAFAAEHGWPLFVKPARAGSSIGITKVDDPSGLDDALKEAQRHDPKVIVEALLRGREIECGVLEFEDGPRASVPAEIPPVSSHDFYDFEAKYIDSASGLVPAPLTPEQTAEVQRLAVEAFEAASCEGLVRADFFLTEDGTFVINEINTMPGFTPISMYPRMWQETGIEYPELVDRLIQAALRRSTGLR is encoded by the coding sequence ATGAGCAGCCAGAACCTCCCCCAGAGCCCTGACCAGCAGGGTCGCAAGCCGCGCGTGGCCGTCGTGTTCGGCGGCCGCAGCTCCGAACACGCCATCTCGGTCGTCACGGCGGGCGCGGTTCTGCGCTCCATCGACCGGTCCAAGTACGAGGTGCTGCCCATCGGCATCACCACGGACGGCCGGTGGGCCCTGACGGCCGACGCACCGGAGCGGATGGCCATCACCGACCGCAAGCTCCCCAGCGTCGAGGAGCTGTCCGACTCCGCCGAGGGCGCCGTGGTGCTCCCGGTCGACCCGGCCAGCCGCGAGGTCGTCTACACCGAACCCGGCGCCGTGCCCAAGGCGCTGGGCGAGGTCGACGTCGTCTTCCCCGTCCTGCACGGCCCCTACGGCGAGGACGGCACCCTCCAGGGCCTCCTCGAACTGTCCGGCATCCCGTACGTCGGCTCGGGCGTCCTCGCCTCGGCCGTCGGCCAGGACAAGGACTACATGAAGCGGGTGTTCACCTCCTTCGGGCTGCCGGTCGGCCCGTACGTGACCATCCGTCCCCGGGAGTGGGAGCGCGACGAGAGCGCCGCCCGCGCGAAGATCGTGGCCTTCGCCGCCGAACACGGCTGGCCGCTCTTCGTCAAGCCCGCCCGCGCCGGGTCCTCCATCGGCATCACCAAGGTCGACGACCCGTCCGGCCTGGACGACGCCCTCAAGGAAGCCCAGCGGCACGACCCGAAGGTCATCGTGGAAGCGCTGCTGCGCGGCCGCGAGATCGAGTGCGGCGTGCTGGAGTTCGAGGACGGCCCGCGCGCGAGCGTGCCCGCCGAGATCCCGCCGGTCTCCAGCCACGACTTCTACGACTTCGAGGCGAAGTACATCGACTCCGCCTCCGGTCTGGTCCCCGCTCCGCTGACCCCGGAGCAGACCGCCGAGGTCCAGCGGCTCGCCGTCGAGGCCTTCGAGGCCGCGTCCTGCGAGGGCCTGGTGCGCGCCGACTTCTTCCTCACCGAGGACGGCACCTTCGTCATCAACGAGATCAACACGATGCCGGGGTTCACCCCCATCTCCATGTACCCGCGGATGTGGCAGGAGACCGGCATCGAGTACCCGGAGCTGGTGGACCGCCTGATCCAGGCGGCCCTGCGCCGCTCCACCGGCCTGCGCTAG
- a CDS encoding DUF3515 domain-containing protein, with protein MSLHRRPVRLLALPAPMAVLAVAVLAGCSPGTAGARVAPPPAPPADVAGLCATLHKELPDTVAGLKRSAAEPPSDLTAAWGGSAIVLRCGIPKPPTMSDPKQDGVEVNGVGWLLEPLDGGGFRFTTGLRLAYTEVTVDKEHATDTGFLVPLSAAVKKSVPEGISSY; from the coding sequence ATGTCCCTCCACCGCCGGCCCGTCCGTCTGCTGGCACTGCCCGCCCCGATGGCCGTACTCGCCGTGGCAGTCCTCGCGGGCTGCTCCCCGGGTACCGCCGGGGCCCGGGTGGCTCCCCCGCCCGCGCCGCCCGCCGATGTCGCGGGGCTCTGTGCCACGCTGCACAAGGAGCTTCCGGACACGGTGGCCGGCCTGAAGCGTTCCGCTGCCGAACCGCCGTCCGACCTGACCGCCGCGTGGGGCGGCTCGGCGATCGTACTGCGGTGCGGTATCCCCAAGCCCCCCACGATGTCGGATCCGAAGCAGGACGGCGTCGAGGTCAACGGTGTGGGGTGGCTCCTGGAGCCGCTCGACGGTGGCGGTTTCCGCTTCACCACCGGGCTGCGGCTCGCGTACACCGAGGTCACGGTGGACAAGGAGCACGCCACGGACACCGGTTTCCTGGTGCCGCTGTCGGCCGCCGTGAAGAAGTCGGTGCCCGAGGGCATCTCCTCCTACTGA
- a CDS encoding Lrp/AsnC ligand binding domain-containing protein, whose product MVQAYILIQTEVGKASVVAESIGRIQGVIQAEDVTGPYDVIVRAQADTVDDLGRMVVAKVQQVEGITRTLTCPVVHL is encoded by the coding sequence GTGGTACAGGCGTACATCCTCATCCAGACCGAGGTGGGCAAGGCATCGGTGGTGGCCGAATCGATCGGCCGGATCCAGGGGGTGATCCAGGCCGAAGACGTGACGGGGCCGTACGACGTGATCGTGCGCGCCCAGGCCGACACCGTGGACGATCTCGGCCGCATGGTGGTCGCGAAGGTCCAGCAGGTGGAGGGCATCACCCGCACCTTGACCTGCCCGGTCGTCCATTTGTAG
- a CDS encoding thiamine-phosphate kinase codes for MKGTVGELGEFGLIKELTSRLTTTPAVRLGPGDDAAVVSAPDRRVVASTDILLEGRHFRRDWSTAYDVGRKAAAQNLADIAAMGAVPTALLLGLVVPAELPVTWPTELMDGLRDECQVAGAAVVGGDVVRGDIITVAITALGDLRNHDPVLRSGARPGDVVAVTGWLGWSAAGFAVLSRGFRSPRAFVEAHRRPEPPYHAGPAAAGLGATAMTDVSDGLVADLGHIAEASKVRIDLRSAAVDIPTQMHDIGQAVGVDPLQWVLTGGEDHAIVATFPPDVKLPARWKVIGEVLNRSALPQVTVDGAPWTSTGGWDHFGADPAQEPPR; via the coding sequence ATGAAGGGCACTGTCGGCGAGCTGGGGGAGTTCGGGCTCATCAAGGAGCTGACCTCACGGCTGACCACCACCCCGGCGGTCCGGCTCGGGCCCGGTGACGACGCGGCCGTCGTGTCCGCGCCCGACCGGCGCGTCGTGGCCAGCACGGACATCCTGCTGGAGGGACGGCACTTCCGGCGCGACTGGTCCACCGCCTACGACGTCGGACGCAAGGCCGCCGCCCAGAACCTGGCCGACATCGCCGCCATGGGCGCGGTGCCGACGGCGCTGCTGCTCGGCCTCGTCGTACCGGCCGAGCTGCCGGTCACCTGGCCGACCGAGCTGATGGACGGGCTGCGCGACGAATGCCAGGTCGCGGGCGCGGCCGTGGTCGGCGGGGACGTCGTCCGCGGGGACATCATCACGGTGGCCATCACCGCCCTCGGCGACCTGCGCAACCACGACCCGGTCCTGCGCTCCGGCGCCCGGCCCGGCGACGTCGTCGCCGTCACCGGCTGGCTCGGCTGGTCGGCGGCCGGCTTCGCGGTGCTCTCCCGGGGGTTCCGCTCCCCGCGGGCCTTCGTCGAGGCGCACCGGCGCCCGGAACCGCCGTACCACGCGGGCCCCGCGGCCGCCGGACTCGGCGCCACCGCCATGACGGACGTCAGCGACGGCCTGGTCGCCGACCTCGGGCACATCGCCGAGGCCAGCAAGGTCCGCATCGACCTGCGCTCGGCCGCCGTCGACATCCCGACCCAGATGCACGACATCGGGCAGGCCGTCGGCGTCGACCCGCTCCAGTGGGTGCTCACCGGAGGAGAGGACCACGCGATCGTGGCGACCTTCCCGCCCGACGTGAAGCTCCCGGCCCGCTGGAAGGTCATCGGCGAGGTGCTCAACCGGTCCGCGCTGCCCCAGGTGACCGTGGACGGCGCGCCCTGGACCAGCACCGGCGGCTGGGACCACTTCGGCGCCGACCCCGCGCAGGAACCCCCGCGATGA
- the thiD gene encoding bifunctional hydroxymethylpyrimidine kinase/phosphomethylpyrimidine kinase: MSGAPPLCLTVAGSDSGGGAGIQGDLKTMMALGVHGMSVITAVTAQNSLGVRGVWELPAEAVTAQYRAVVDDIGVGAVKTGMLSSAVLVETVAALLADTAAPAVVDPVGVSKHGDALLAASALAAVRELLLPVATVATPNLDEVAQLTGVRVESEDDMRRAADAVLGYGPRWVLVKGGHLAADREAVDLLSDGATELWLRAPRHGNRHTHGTGCTLASAIAAGLAKGLDVPAAVTAAKEYVTGAIAGGFPLGAGIGPVDHAWRSR; this comes from the coding sequence ATGAGCGGTGCGCCACCGCTGTGCCTGACCGTCGCCGGATCCGATTCCGGCGGCGGGGCGGGCATCCAGGGCGACCTCAAGACCATGATGGCGCTCGGGGTGCACGGGATGAGCGTGATCACCGCCGTGACCGCCCAGAACTCCCTCGGGGTGCGCGGGGTGTGGGAACTGCCCGCGGAGGCCGTGACGGCCCAGTACCGGGCCGTGGTGGACGACATCGGGGTCGGGGCGGTCAAGACCGGCATGCTCTCCTCCGCGGTCCTGGTGGAGACGGTGGCCGCGCTGCTGGCGGACACCGCGGCCCCGGCCGTGGTGGACCCGGTCGGGGTCTCCAAGCACGGGGACGCGCTGCTCGCTGCGTCCGCGCTGGCGGCCGTACGGGAGCTGCTGCTGCCGGTGGCCACCGTGGCCACCCCGAACCTCGACGAGGTGGCGCAGCTCACGGGCGTCCGGGTGGAGAGCGAGGACGACATGCGGCGGGCCGCCGACGCGGTGCTGGGGTACGGGCCGCGCTGGGTCCTGGTCAAGGGCGGCCACCTCGCGGCCGACCGCGAGGCGGTGGACCTGCTGAGCGACGGTGCCACGGAGCTGTGGCTGCGGGCCCCCCGGCACGGCAACCGGCACACGCACGGCACCGGCTGCACCCTGGCGAGCGCGATCGCCGCGGGCCTGGCCAAGGGCCTGGACGTCCCGGCGGCGGTCACCGCGGCCAAGGAGTACGTCACGGGCGCGATCGCGGGCGGCTTCCCCCTCGGCGCGGGCATCGGCCCGGTGGACCACGCCTGGCGCTCGCGGTAG
- the rpmB gene encoding 50S ribosomal protein L28: MAANCDVCAKGPSFGNSISHSHRRTSRRWNPNIQRVRAVVNGTPKRLNACTSCIKAGKVSR, translated from the coding sequence GTGGCTGCCAACTGCGACGTTTGCGCCAAGGGGCCGAGCTTCGGCAACAGCATCTCCCACTCGCACCGCCGCACCTCGCGTCGCTGGAACCCGAACATCCAGCGCGTCCGTGCCGTGGTCAATGGGACGCCGAAGCGCCTCAACGCCTGCACCTCGTGCATCAAGGCCGGCAAGGTCTCGCGCTGA